A window of Chanos chanos chromosome 15, fChaCha1.1, whole genome shotgun sequence genomic DNA:
TATATTTAGCCAAGAGGGCTGAAGTTGATTCTGCTGGTTTTGGAGTTCTCTACAGACAGAGGCCAGAACAGCATTTTTTTCACAGaattattgtgttttgtttcttttgtttcacttttggtTTCCCATGGTTTACTGGATTCCCTACAGTTTATTGGAATAATTTTTTCAATGAAGTGATACTTTCCTAATAAACACCAAAATTCtacactgccactcctgtctctgtgcccttctcttgacctttctttttaaatataaaacatcCCAGAGTAGGAGAGCTGATCTAGGGCCAGCTCTACTTCATCAGTATTACTAAATGTATCTGGATGGCGAAAGGCATAAACCGATCCCGGGTCAGTGCTTTTCTGAGAATTTTGATAGACAAGACCTTTTAAATCTAGTTTCAGAAGTTAAATCCTAAGCACTTGGTTGGTTTGATTGAATAGAACCAGTAGACTGTGGGTGtttataatgagaaaaaaacaaacaaagagacatttTAGAAGAAAGTGCAaaaggtcaaaacagtcagtCTCCTTTATGTaatgtacatttatatttcaAGCTTTGAACTTTACAAGTTCATACACGTAATctctttaaaataacatttatttaaaaaatatttaatacaaGCTTAATGAACATTCAAGATTATTTCACATTTCTTCACTAATATATAATAGTTCATAATGATTATGTGGGATATTATGTGCATCACTGTGCATTGTTTTGGAATGTTATCAAATATGCCAtacaaaaataaaggaaaccaATCTTAGCAGAAAATCTTCAGCAAAACCTAAGTTACTATTTAAGGTCTGTaatatttcctttgttttcttttttttcattctcactgAATTTTTCAAGTCATGtctatatatattcattttaattttctaacATTTCTATACAAAAAGTTTGTGAAGAGCTTCTATACAGACAATGCTAAGCTTTGACTGTAAACTTTAGGAGCTGGATTTCACTTTTTGTTCATGAAGTGACTCATAACGTCCATGGGCAGTGGGAAGATGATGGTGGAGTTTTTCTCTGCAGCGATGGTGTTGAGCGTCTGCAGGTATCGCAGCTGTAGGGCGGATGGAGACTCAGCAATCACAAGAGAGGCCTCCTTCAGTGCACGCGATGCATTCATTTCTCCCTCTGCAGCAATCACCTACACAatagagaacagacagagaaagagggggaaaaaagacaaggtGTCAAACCCTGTAAAGCAATACAACTCTTATCACTTGTAAGTCTTACTTCAAAGTCCAATTTGTCTAGTGTTTTCAAACTacaccagaaagagagagagagagagagagagagagagagagagagagaaacacatgacaCAGTAACAGTATGTGGAAAATCTGCGACTGATAACAGTAAGATATTCTGAGATAAAAAGAGGACATTATGTAAGCTGAATGGTTGTCTATGGTTTTAATGTTCTCTGATCCACACTCACTTTTGCCCTGGCTTCACGGGCAGCCTCTGCCTCCGCGGCCATGGCTCTCTGTAACTGCACGGGCAACTTCACATCCTTAATCTCTACACGCTCCACCTTAATGCCCCACTCATCTGTGGCCTCATCCAGAGACATCtgcaagacagaaaagagacattacattaaaaaaaaaacagtttggttCTTTGATGGTTTTTATTAGCCACGTTCCATGGAAGACtcacacacctgagagagctatTTAAGGTGTGCATACAAATTGAATTGATAACAATCTTTGTGCTGTTAAAACTTCAATACCCAAGCCAATacttttatattaatatttaatttattagtaaatgaatgaaaaaagactgaaattgTACATCTAAATATATTtaccaaaaaatatatatattctcagTTTTTTTCTATTATGACCCAACAAAACAGCCATGTATGGCAAAACAGAGTGCACTGCTATGCAATATAGGGTAATCTAGTGTTGTCACCTTTCATAATTTAACTaagataaaattaaattaaagagaacaaattaaataaaaatcttttaaattGTCTGATCTAGTCTGAACTGGTTCCTCACCTGCATGCCATGTGAGATTCCCTCACGATCAGACAGAACTTCAGACAGGTTCTTGGTTCCCAGCATGTTCCTCAAGGTTGTCTGAGCCAATAGACGAGTGGAGTAGTCTGCATTGGTCACATTAGCCACAGACAAAATGGGATCACTGACACGGAAGTACACGACACCATCCACAGAGATAGTCACAGAGTCTTTGGTCAGGATCTAAAAGAAAGTCCAAAAGATTCGAGATAAGGAGATGCAAATGTCTTCATACTTAGTTAAAGTTCTTTTATGTTACTCCTTCACCTTGCGTCCTTTTCTACTGAGGTCACTAAAATTCTCATGAAACTGAACATGCTGAGGCAAagccacacaaacacctcaTATATGCCATACAAAGCGTTCATCAAAACTGACATTTACTGCTATACATAAGAGAgcaaagaaaagaggacagGGAGCACTGAGAATTTTGGGACAGGCCTGGATGttcaaatgtgaaatgtaaGGGGAGTCCTACCTCCTGAGGAGGGATGTCAAAAGATACCGTCCTCAGGTCCACCTTGATGAATGTGTCGGTGCAGGGAAGAACCAGGAAAATGcctaaaagagaaagatgacaTTTAGATTCCAATCGCCAATGTGTTCACACAAGGTAAAGAACCAGATTTAATGTGCTACTATCGAAAAACAATAGGATTTAGTAAACTGAATTTATCATAAAATGGTTAAGGATTAAGACATGTAAAACTGATCATGGATTCATATATATTTAACTGTTCATAGCACAACCTCAAATGTACCATCCTGAAATATTGTACAGTGTTTAATAGAAGCCTGTGCTTTCACCCTGACACAAATTCCTACATGAATTCAATTTGGATCTCTCATGggttttttctgttaaaatacAGCACAATCCTGAACACATTTTTAGATGTACTATTTCAAACTTTGTTCTAAGGgcacatttgttttgaaatgaggAAAGGGTGCAGGAAAGAGGTAAGTGATGCTTGGGATTATGATTTTACATTAGACAGAGTTTTCAGATCAGTTTGAATCGATTCAGATCAGTTATGCAGtctaaatgtgtgaatgtgtgatctATAGCTAAAAATGAAGACATTGGAGGAATACCAGGAAATAAAGTTTTCATCCTGAGAACAGCAGGGATCTACTCTTGGGTaatgaatgtttgtatttacCTGGGCCCTTGGCCTTCCTGCTTGTGATACGTCCCAGTCTGAATATAACAGCACGTTCATACTCCTTAACAATCTGAAACACAAAATTCAACTGTTAAACAaaattttgggatttttttattcttcccACATAGATTTCAACATGAGAAATATGAGTGTAAGAAACATCCACACTAGATACGAACCTGTGAATACCAAGCTTTTATTTAACTGAGATTTCTCAATCCCATCGTAATCTGAATTATTACATTTAGTCCATATTTAGTCACTTAGTGACATCTCACCCATCTTGATCAATCTAAAACACTTAAATATTCCATATGGTTTTAGAGAAAGTGGAATGCACTCTAGTGTTTCTCTCATACCTTCACACTGAGGAAAATGCTGATGAAAAAGGTGAGGAATGCAAACACAGCAGACAGGATGAAGATAACCCAACCACAGAAACCTAAGCCTTGGTTCTTCTCCCCTGAAATGTGAGAGAAGTCATCAGGACGGAATACCACACCAACTCTTATTAAGGGAAGAACTTTTAATGACATGGCCAAATATAGATCGGGATAAAGTATACCCAGCAGCGTGAATCTTAAGGATTTTCTTGGCACAAATAGctttatgtctgtgttcagaTCAGAGCAGTTCAGTCAGCACAAACATTCATTCAACTTAACTGAGGAGACTTTTAATCAGATAGTGCCTTAATGAATGTGTATTGACAGTAATAGTGAAAGAGGAAACTGGATCTCATGTTTGAGGAAATCTGCAtagaagaagaataagaagaagatgaagaactAAAGTTCAtattcattgctttttttcctgctcctTAAATATCAGTTTAATTACAGTATATGATGGAAGTATGGGCAATTACCACCTGCAGAGCGCTACTTGTGCCTTTGGTCAGCGTGTTCTTTCGTGTTCCAATTACTCCTCTCATCATTCACAATTTATTTGCTCTTTTGTTCCGCGTAATGGACCAATGAATCTTGATTTGTTTGTTCTACTGTACACAAAGCGGTACACATTCGAAAACGCCAAAATGGAAAGTCAATTCTTGTCATTACCGCTTCGGTTTCTGCTTTATGCTTGTGAACCTTAGCTCAATGGACTCAAAGCGCAGTGTTTGCGCAAGGAGTGTATTATTACAGCGTTGTAAAAGTACACGGCCCAGCTGAAAGTTTTCTGTTGATCACAATTTCCATCTAAATTTCATCTTTACACGCCTCAACAAAGTGCGtcataaaatatattttccaaACAGATAGTGACAATATAGTCACCCCGGACATCTGCTTTGTTTAGAGGCAGTCACGTGGCTTACATTTTCGGTTCTCAATCTCCCCTTTGGCACGGTAAACAAAAAGGCCGTGCGATATACAGCATAGTGGAAAATTGACAAATGTAAGCGATGCACCTGTTTGTGATTTGCCGTTTAAAATGAGAAGAGATCTACACAGTGCCTGATTCTGTAAGACTGTACTTCCCAGGAATTTCTATCTGACGTACCTAAACCCTTCAGGATTTTCTGATACCGGGCTTGCTCACCCATTCTTTAGACCTCCTAAATTACTTGTCTGCGCAGTTCGGACTTCGTAATGGCCTACAATATTTGCACCTGTTTGAAACTACTGTATGGTTAACCAGGAAGTGCTTATTTACAAACCAATACAAGCAAAATGTAACAcatgttttttaaatctatatTAAGTAATAAGACGTCAATAATTTTGTACATagaatgaaaattaattttgcAATAGGTACTGCACTGGTCGTTgttaatactactactactactactactaataataatttCCACAAAAGATTTTCGGAATTCATTTGATTCCCACCATAAATCATAGATCTACTTACAATTTACCAACCAAAACAGACTACCTCACTAACCAGTTAAACATCTTGTCAGCCCACGAAGTTTCAAAACGCTGTGTGCAGTCGCCCTATCATTTGCTATAACTGCACTGCACATGGACAAAACACTAGATAAAGCAGCATAGTAACTAGCAACGCATGTTTCGCTCAAACTATTGCTAGGTTACCATCTTGTTGTCGGATTATTTGACATTATCCGTTTAAATTTGAAATTCGCAAACATTTCTCAGTGCGTAATGTGTACAAATGTAATAAGCGCTTTCTGACTAATCAAAGTCGATCAAACGAAGTCGTCAAGAACTGATTTTAAGAAATCGCAACATAAAAGTGCAATATTCTACTTGTCTTTTGTAAATGATATATCAATACACAGAAACTGAGGAAAATGTGTTCCAGACGGTATTAATGTTGCGGCACTAAAAAACAATGATTGTACAACATGGGCAACAACCAAATCACCTGACAAGTCACCGGTTTACAGCACAAACACGCAATTCCTGCCTTTAGATGGATTCTGAGACACCTGCGGTCTAAAATGGACTGGTAAACTTGGAGGCAAAGATCAGGTAGTGGTATTAAAGACTCTTACACTACAGACGTTTTCAAATTACTTACAAAGTTCTGACAGAATAGGAAAACCGTTTTGGTGCTATAGAGAAGGAATAAGCTGAGATGTTCAGAGTCCAACCCAATGTACGTTCCGTTAAAAGCAAAGCAGGACTCCTCAGAGAGAGCGAGCTTTCTTAACTCACCGATTAAGTCTTCTTTGCTCAGGTCTGTTCTTCTCCGACTTTCCATTTCCATAGAGTTGTGACTCGGCGTCAAGTTGAACCTTGGTTGTATTTCCCTTTTAGTCAATGTGTGTAGAGGAAGTGATGCATCTGGGATTTTAAAGCCCAGGCTTTCCAACAAGGGGTGTGGTTCTAATGAGTAAACTCAGTGAATTATTGACAGAGTCAACCCACACCCCCTTCACTAACCTCGTGACAACCATAATTACAACATAATTAATTGTGATAGAAATTGCTCCTTCAGAAATATTGCTGCTTATCAGTACATTTTATATATAACTTTCATAGGTTTAAGGAATAAAGACATATTACTATGTACCACTCCTACACTAGTATTTCTAGTGTACATTATAAGTAGAAATATAATCAGTTCATATATTGCCCATTTCCATTGTTCACATACAGTACTTACCAAAAATGTTTGGTGGACTATGAGTTTTAAAGTAATTCATAGAACCATTCTTggcttttcttttattcttgaCAAATAATGTCACTTAATAAATGGTCCATCTTCCTGTCAGTATGAGATTGACAAACTACCTAATTCACCATATAAATTTATTATCATAAATATGTGAAGTGTGATCAACAACCAAGTTTCACTTCAGATATCTTGTGGTAAACCAAGCGTGGAGAGACTGTGTAGGATGGTGCCACGGACTGAGGGagattctggatgcatgtgcaggttccTCAGTTTAACAAGCTTAACAATAAGGACATTTTGGAACTTACAGGTTCTACATTCAGATGAGTATACACAACATGCTGACAACTCAATTGCACATCACAAACAAGGGAAAACTAGGAACATTCATATACAACAGAACTGGactaaccaaaaacaggtgcaaTTAATGATTCAATTACCAAGGTTAACTATGGGACCTGGAAGTGCATTTGCAAACCCAACAAATTACCAGAGGGGGAAAGGGAGCCACAGCGTGACAGGACTAGAGTTCCTACTGGAGCTGGCCCGGGTGACGGGACTGGGAGGTTTGGTGGCTCCGGAGGCGAACCAGGTGACAGCGAGTCCAGCAGTCCTGGAGGCTCTGGAGAGTCAGATCCTGCTGCAGGCCTAGGAACTGGAGCCATGGCAATGACAGTGATTAGAGCTAGAGGAGGAGCCTCCACAGCAACAGGAACAGGAACTTGAACAGAACCtggaacagaggagacagggacAGGACCAGGAGCCTCTGAGGTGATTGGGTAAGTACCAGGAGCTGGAGGTGGGGCCTCTGAGGCAACAGTGACAAGACCAGGAATCCCAAAGGGGGCTCAGCATTTGCAGcgacaggagcaggagcaggaccaggaccaggaccaggaccaggaccaggaAGCCTAAAGGGGAGCACGGCCTCTGCAGCAATAGGATCAGGGACTGGAGACCAAGAGACAAGAAAATTCCCCACCAAATCTAGATCTGGAGTCCCTGCTGTAACAGAGGCCCCCACCGCAACTGGATCCAGAGCTGGAGTCCCTGCTGCAACTGGAACCAGCAGGAGGGCAGGAGCAGGAGTTAGAGCCCCTGGGATGGTGGAAACAGTGACCTGGAGAACTGAGGTGGCACGTAGCAGCAAGAAGTGGTTGGATGTCGAGTGGGCAGATGGTGCCACCACGACTGGAATGAAACCCCTCTTGTCCAAATCCCAAGTAACGACACCTCTGCCATGCCCCTCTGGTGGCAGAGTTCTCCCAGGCCACCTCGACTTCCCCACTATTGCCTCAAGCAGGAGTTCAAAGGTGGTATGGAACCTGGAGATGAGTTTGTTATGAGAGACCTTAGGGAGGATAAATGGTGAAGAACCAGTagtgcctctctccctccctccctctggtCAGCTGCCCACATCAGTGCTTGTCCCTCTAAAAGATTAATAAACACTGCCATCTGAGtataacagacacagacagaggacaaggGAACTACGTGAGACTGCTGTTTATTGATTATCGTTCAGCTTTCAATACCATAGTCCCACACACACTGGTCTCCTACCTCAAGGACCTTGGACTGAATGCCCCCCTCTGTGACTGGGTTCTGAACTTTCTTACAGGCAGACCTGAGGTAGTGAGAATGGGCCAGTTCACCTCTAACACCATCACCCTGAGCACAGGAGCCCCACAGGGTTGTGTCCTAAGCCCCCTACTctactctctctacacacacggCTGTGCGTCCTCTCACAGTGCCACTTCagtcatcaagtttgctgacaATACGGTGGTTCTGGACCTAATCTCCAACAATGATGAGACCGCCTACCTGAACGTGGTGGAGAAGCTGGTAACCTGGTGCCAGGTGAACTGTCTATCTGAACGTCAGCAAAACCAAGGAGCTGGTTGTGGACTTCAGAAGGAAGCAGCAGCAGACCTACACCTCACTCATGATAGGCGGGACCCcagtagagagagtgagtaccTTCAGGTATCTTGGAGTACATATCTCTGAGAACCCGACCTGGACTAATCACATTCAGGCTCAGGTATAAAAGGCCAGACAATGGTTGTACCACCTAAGACTGCTGAGGAAATTCAGGGTCCCCCCAGTGATTCTGAACACTTCCTATTACCTGGGCCATAGAAAGTATACTGACTCagtgcatctcagtgtggtatgcaAAGTGTTCAGTGCATCTCAGTATGGTATGCAAAGTGTTCTGTCCGGGACTGCAAAGCCCTGCAGAGAGTAGTGCACTTAGCTGAGCGCATTTCCAGGACaagtctttccctctctgcatGACATGTACACCAGGTGATGCAGTACCATACCACTGCCTGTTCAGCTTGCTGAAATCTGGCGATTGCTCCTGCAGTCTGATGGCCAAAACTGAGAGGCTCAGGAGGAGCTTCTTCCCCTAGGCCATCAGATTCCTTAATATGGACATGCCCGCCACTCTAGCCTTAAACACTAACTCAGGACTTGAGTGATGTGGTTGTTACTGT
This region includes:
- the LOC115828448 gene encoding erythrocyte band 7 integral membrane protein, whose protein sequence is MEMESRRRTDLSKEDLIGEKNQGLGFCGWVIFILSAVFAFLTFFISIFLSVKIVKEYERAVIFRLGRITSRKAKGPGIFLVLPCTDTFIKVDLRTVSFDIPPQEILTKDSVTISVDGVVYFRVSDPILSVANVTNADYSTRLLAQTTLRNMLGTKNLSEVLSDREGISHGMQMSLDEATDEWGIKVERVEIKDVKLPVQLQRAMAAEAEAAREARAKVIAAEGEMNASRALKEASLVIAESPSALQLRYLQTLNTIAAEKNSTIIFPLPMDVMSHFMNKK